The region TTCTCACTGGGCTGTAGAAAATGTGGCAAAAAATTTGATTAACAACAAACCTTCACTTCTGCTAGAAATGCAAGGAAACCACACTTCTTGTTTCTTCACTTATATAGTATAACTATTAAGATGTACTCACCCGAGCCTTAGAACTAGATCCAATTTGTGGATACTTCAATATAGTCCAATCAAATACATAGTCAAACTGATAGCCTGTGAAAGAAACATTTTCAAAGCCTTAAAACAATTTTCACAGGGAAACAGTAAAGCTTATACAAACACACCCAGAACACAAAGTTAACCTTCTCGGATGAATAAGTCCCTGAAGAGTCTTTTAAGATATGAATAATCAGGCTTATCTTCAAACCGCAATGATCGGCAGTAGTGGAAGTATGATGTGAATTCCAATGGATATGACTTGCATAAGACCTGTCACAGAAACCCGCACAGCAAATTCTTTACAACagataaaattgaaaaagaatTAATTTATTGCACAATCAACTGTCATAATGTGCGCTTTTTGTGTGATGTGCAGAAAAATATTGGTGGTGAACAAATTAAATCAGCAAACTCCATTAATCACCGTAACATGAATAAATACAATTATGCTAATCAAGGTTGTCAGACTCGTGAGTCTAAGCAGACTCGTTTTGGGTAGGTAGACTCGACTTGTAGACTCGACGAGACTCGAGTCTACCAGAAATGAAAATTTACTAAGTATAACCCTGTCACATGAAGAATAAATACAAACATATAATCTAATTATAAGAGCATCCAAGATTTTTTAACGCAAAGGAGGAAGAGGAACGCGATAGAGGTTGAAAATAGGTTTAGTTTTAgggatttttaataaatttgggattttttaacttaaaaaaaaaaaaaacttgactcGGTGACTCGGTCACCGAGTCAGACCGAGTCAGGCCAGAAAACGAGTCTGGTAGCGAGTCGACTCGTTTTTCCTATGTAGACTCGCGAGTCTACCGAGTCAGCGAGTTAACTCGCGAGTCTAACAACCTTGATGCTAATTATCCGAACGTTCACATAAAAGATGCTCGTGAGCAAGTTATAATACCTCTATTGGTGTAAGCATCTTCTTTTCACTTATCTTGTCATATTTTTGCTTCTTAGTGCCAGCTTTCAAGCCTTGCCAAGGGAGACTAAAAAACAATTGTCTATGTTAAAAAACAATGAGAAAGATTACTATAAAAATAAGAATCTCAGCATAATAATCAACCTTCCTCTCAAAAAGTACATGAGCACATAACCAAGTGATTCTAGATCATCTCTCCTGCTTTGTTCTGCAAGAATCATCAGAATGAGATATATCACAAGTTTACATGAACTAGAATTCAAAAAATCTAACAAACTTATTGATTGGTTACTGCAAAAGATAGCCTCACTAACCAACTCCCAAATGAGTATTAACACTTGCATACCGAGCTGTTCCAGTGAGGTTTTTGTTTTCCCTGAAAAAAAACGTGGCGACATTCATGAAAGAAGAGGAAGGAATGTGCcggaaaataattattttttaaattaaaagttacATAAACAAGTGATGGgttcagaatcagatgatgatacATACGAGGGGATTATCATGCATAGGAAGACAGCAGGTTAAAGTTTTGGACTGATATTTTGGATGTCGGTTCAGTTTTAAAACTGGTAAACCTCAAGTTGTACCCACCATTATTCATAGAATAGTGGAGACAAGGTCAACACAATCCAAGGAATCCAATAAAACTGTAAAAGATATGaaatactattttattttaacccATATAAGCTAGGAGACAGTTCAGCCTACCTTTGAACTTAAAGCATGGGAAACGCATTGGGTGATACTCCACTTAGTGGGGAAGGCTTAGTTGTTATTGTTGAGCTAGGGGGAAGTTAAAAGCAGTAAACTTTCAAAAACTAATAAATACAAAAGCATACAGCATACCCAGGGATACACATGAAATAAACTTCAAAACTTCAAAGAGTAACAAAGGGAAGATAATACAGGGACACATACGCGAGCAATGAAATTACAAAAAGCTACAGAGCCTTCCATCAAAAGATGAAATACGATACCTATATGGTATATGCTTGTGGGTTTGAAGATCCCGATACTTTTTCGCAAGGCCAAAATCAATTACATAAACCTGCAATGTATTGAAAAACTTTCAGTTATTGGTCTTAAACGGAAGTAACTGAATAACTGCAAACATGTTCCAAAGCTCTATATGGAAGTGATGTTCTTCAGCTAAATGAACACTATTTTGGGCTCCTGAAAACTAAACAGGGATAGTGAATTTATCTAATTACAAAAGTGACCCTGGAAAAGAGACATGAAAATACAGTTTTCTGGCCTAAGTTATTTTGAGGGATAGGATTCATAGGAAGCATTGTTACATTAATCTTCTCTATTTTCAATATTTAGAGAAGATGATCCCAATATTCCTTACTTTTTGCAATTCTATCATTTGAACAATTTTCTACTTCTATCAAAATCAGAAATGTCCGTGTGACTGGTTAAATAATCCCAATATTCCATGTCATACAGGTTTAGTGGGCATTATAAAAGTCTTATGGATAAGAAAGAGACCTAAATTACAGTATTCAAGTTCTGAATACTAAATTAGTTATCCTATGGCTAATACACTACTTATCCTATGGATCATTAGGAATAGATAACAACATTTAAGTCCACATACACCCATCAATCTAAATGAAAAGCTCTGATCATAATCTTAATTATAAATAACAAGTGAAAATACCTCAGTATACAAGACCAGCGAGAAGTACATCATGTGTAAACACGCAACTACATAAGGCTGAATTAAATAAATGCAGGATACACAAGATACCTGATTTGCCTTACGTCCTAAACCCATTAAGAAGTTATCAGGCTTTATATCACGGTGCAGAAAGCCCCGGGAGTGCATGTACTCAACTCTGTTTATCTAGGCATACAAAATTGAGGGAAGTGTGAAAACACAGTAGCATTCTGTTACAAGCATAGTTTTCTTGAAATTAAAGGCATACTTACTAGCTGATCAGCTAGCATCAGAACTGTTTTCAGAGAGAATTTCCTATTGCAATAGTTAAATAAGTCTTCAAGACTTGGTCCAAGAAGGTCAATAACCATGACATTGTAGTCGCCCTCAACTCCATACCATTTAATATGGGGTACCCCAGCTGCAACAAATAAAAATGAACAAATTTATAAGACAAGCTTACTTTATGACTGTAAAGCTATAAACCTATGCCTTGCCTTcaagaaagaagatgacgatGTATAAATTAGGAGGAGGGAGAAAACGGATGAAAACTTACTACCCCCTTGAAGAAGCATATACAATTTTGACTCATAGTGAAGTTGAGGATGCTTGGTCTTCACAGGCTCCTGAAAGACAGAGGATGAGAATCAAAAGTGAATTCGCATGAGCTTAACTTTAAAAAAACTAGGTAACTAATTGTCCAAAACTCAGGATGATAGAATACAGAACTGAATCTGAATTGTGTATTTATATTATGCTCCACTTAAAGATTTAAAACATCCCAACTTCAAGACATAATCACAGCACCGGTTGTTTAAATGGTTAAGCTAACAAAAAAGATGCTGGCACTACAACTGTCTATTCAATATTGAAGCATGAAACAGCATGTCAAATAATGTATGAAAATCAAATCTTAGACTAATTTTTAATCTATTCTCGCTTTGCCaaagaataaaaatataatCTGATAAccatataatataaatataccTTATGCCAAGACTCTTGATACatcatatataataatttaaataatctCCAATTATGCCTACTAAAAGCTACGACCTTCCCATATATTGGTATATCCCTATGGGATTTTCACTGCTATCAGATTTTCATAAAGGAATGTATCAATCTTGCCAAAGTTTTTCATCATCAAAATTTCCAATTTAATAGTTATCCTAAACATCCCTTTCTTATAAGGGTAAATTCTCAATAACACAGCACAAGATGGCAAGAGGCTTGTACAACAACAAGATTTACAAAACATCCCGCCAATCGAAGGTCAAGCAACCCGTAAGCAAAAGCATGGCTACTATACTAACTAAGCATTAGCGACTTAACATGCCTAATGTATCAAAAATAAAGGGATACCAATCACTTCACTCCCACAACAATAAAATTCATTTGTacactggaaaaaaaaatataatcaaataaaatatcaaacaTTTAACATTCACAAACATCCAATTGAAGTCTAATTGCACTCACCAGCTTGACAGCCACTTCATCTCCACTTTGTACATTAACACCTGAAACAAACAAAAGCACAAGAAGACCATAAGAAGTGTGAACTCAGAAGTCCAAATCACTTGAAGTAAACAATGTTACTAATGCTATTGCATACCCAAGTAAAGCTGTCCAAACGAACCACTCCCAATTTTCCTACCAAGCTTGAATTTTCCACCAATAACATGATCCATGATGATAAACCTAATCTCTTGACCCTTGCTAAATTACAAAACCCctcaattaaaaaagaaaaaaaattctttttatgCTTATTCAGAGTGTCTCATCAACTATTCACACTTCTTTACAAAGCAACCTTAGATCCAACAAGATTTAACATTAACACAGATCCAAACGTGTATTGAATAACTCAAAATTTTCAGGCTATTGATCAATGAAAATAAGATCAAGAACAAGAAATCTAGAATCTAGAAAGCACCCATTTCTGGGGTGAACTCAAAGAACCctttttttcctcttcttcgGAGAAAACAGCCAAGATAACGAAAAGGGTGTGACAAAAATCGGAGTAACTTGGAGTAGATGAACTGTATTTTGCTCTACTGTGAAAAATGCAAAACTGTAGAaagatggtgaagaagaagaagtaagaGGGGAATCTAATGGGTAGGATGTTCTTGGCCTGAGATAGGTACTGGGTTTGGCATCAGCGACTTCCGGATCTGTCTTTGAGAGCAGACAGTGGATTTTCTAGGAAAATTTTCAGATTCcgggaaaagaaaagaaaagaaaagaaaatgggatgaaagagaaagagaaaatggaGAGAAAATGTTGATGTGAGGTCGGAGAAGGAAAGGTCCAAACCGGATGACGGTCCATACTAATACGatcatattttatataatttttttaaaaaatcattttactttataattattttaattttatgtaatcttaattattttatagtCCTTTTTAATACTCTTATCTTATAACTCAAGATTTGGGCATAACTTTTGTGGTTAATTCTCATATTGCTATGTATTTAAGGTATTAATGTGTTTATCTGGCAATATAAAAAGAGTGATCGAGTACTggatgtttataaaaaaaattgttaatgtGTTTATGGATATTAATCAAGTGTGTTTAGGTACAAAAAAACCACTTGCCAAGAAAGCCAAATTAGGCTTTCCCATACCAAAAAAATGTGAAAGCATGCTCCTCCTCATTCCCTTAACATTAAATTGAATTCAACTCTTATTCAGACATGCATatgtaaatataaatataagacaCAAAATGCTTGATTTTCTAAAATAACaaacactttaaaaaaaatgaagagagaTTAAAACAACAGATGTTATAAGCGGAGGTAGTATATCATCCAAACAAGATGCATTTTGTAAAATACTTTAGAATAAAAAGTATACAAATATAAATCATGTTACATGAAACCACTTTTAAAGCTTGTTTATTTCTCAGTTTTCATTAAAACTTGGGTTTGCAAAACTTGGCAAGAGACATGAGTTGAGGTAAACTTGGTTTTATGTGCCTCAAAAAGAGGGAATCATAAAAATCAAATAGCCTATTGACCAAACTCAATTGTCTAAATCCAAGTTAACATAAAAGCAATTTCTTACACTTCAATCCAAACACGCACTTGATTGTAGGCACAATCACAAGCTATGAAAATGGAGTTTTATGCTCTTGACTAAACAttaactttgaaatattttcagTAAAGTCACTTAATGCAAAATAAATTAAgtaaatatgaaataaatatttccTTTCTAAATAATAAAGCCATATTCATAaccatttaatttaaaattgtgAAAAGCAGAAAAGAAAAGCTAGTGCAATGAATGGATGCAATATCTAGTGTTCTTTTAGAAAAGTTCAGAAACTTATTCCAAAGTACAGTTGAGCATTATTTACCATCAAATGATCATCAATAACGTTTGAAAAAGCTTTGATTGTGTTCTAAACAAAATACTATCAATTATAGGTTCATACAAGAAATTGCTAGGAATCTCTAAAATTTGTTGTTAGGTATTATAGAATCTGTATCCATAAGAAATTGAAAATACGGATTTGATTTGATTAAATTTTACCTTTCAAACTACAGAATCTCTACCTGATAGTTAAAGAATGTGATAACATCACAACTTTTCCAGCACATGAGCATTATCTTAATTACAAAAAATGACTTGGACACTTCACATATTTCACCTTGAGAAATGGTGAACAAAAGAATACACCCCAACCAAAAATGTAAAGAATAAATACCTTGAGATTTTTCTACACACTTATATCCCTGTCAACCCAAAACCCAGCTATCCAAAACCATAAAGATTCCGAGCCTTTGCTCCATAACTATCCACGCCAAACTAACAAAAGAATtcagaaaagtaaaaaaatctGAGTTCAACTTGGCATTTTTGTCATATTTAAATGACCATCTAAAAGCCCTGTAAAATATTATCAGTTTGTATCATTGTGATACACTATTCTCTGGAACTTCCAGTTGAGTTGGTAAGAGATTTAAGAAGCTTCCTTTGGGAGGTTGCTTGGCACCCGTAGCCGATTCATCATCTGTAGCATGTAATAAGATCAATTTATTGAAGAATTGAGCAATCAAAACCATACGACTGCTAAGCTTTTAAACATCTATGCCTCAATGTAAAGAAGTTGTTCTCTCTAAAAGTAGCAATAAGAATGGGATCAAAATATCTCTGCTTTTTGCACTTGAGTTTGAAGTGTTCAACGTCAACACTAAAAAAATTGCAATTTCACtagttttatatttattttttttcaatttttcccaGGAATTATTTATCTATTACTCGAGACAACCTTATTTACACAAATCTAATAGTTCACTTTACTTATGTGCATTGGTTTACGCAAGAAGCTACCCTGTAACGCCATATAGAAGTATGCATAGTTCTAGTTCTACAACAATGCCCTTTGGTATCACAGAATTACTCACAAGTAAAGTGAACCATTAGAtctcaagcaaatcatcaatcATCAATACTTTCAAAGCATAGGGGAGAAAACAAAAGATAAGGAAAACAGTGAGCATATTCTTCTTACCGAACAGGGTCTTGATGGATGGCCGTTTAGTTTTTGTGCTCTTCTTCTTTAATTCAGCTGAAAATGTCAAACAAACTCAAGAGATGAGTGCAAATGATGAAACAGACCGAGCAATTAAAACTGTGTGTGGGTGGGGGCGGTTAAAAGGGAAAATGAGTGTATAACTACAATTAGCAAGGTTCAGCAGTATGATCTTTAAAAAAACCCACACAGTTACACCAAAATTAAAATCACTTCATGCACCAACATCCAAAATTAATTACTAATATTAGTGTTCAAGTATAATATTGAAGATGTACAAACCAATTCCATGTAGTTGATCATCATTCACGATTTCAAAGTTCTTGTATGTGTAACCGACGAAGTTAACATCTTTAGATGACAGCATCTGCATCAAATAACACAATAAAGTCACATGCCCAGACTTGAGAAAGTACATGTCCCTCACAAAAAGTTATGACCCTTGAATTTCAACAAAGAGGTATTTGTATTCAGAGTTACTACCAAAAGTTATGTAAAATTTCAGTTTGGTCCATAAAATTAATCAACTATCTTTAAACTAAAGACTTGCTTCTATTGGCAGTATGCTACAAGCATATCAGCAAAAGTGATCCAAAGAAAACTATTTAACCTATTGAAAAGTTCCTCAAACTATTCAAAGGACCTTCCTTCATACTTATTACATGGCATAGATATGTCAAAATATTAGTTTCATAAAAAACAGAAATGCAAAGAAGCATATGGAAACTTTTGACATAGAACCCCAATAATCTCACAACATATCGTTAAGCTTCAAAGGAGAAGAAATGGTCTATTGGAAGAACCTAGATAGTAAAAGTATacctattaaattaaaaatgccAAAATTATAGCAACTAAAATAAGCTAAATATATCAAAAATTCGAACAAGAACGGACCTTTCTCCATGGGCCTGCTTTTGAGGAAGGTTGAGTTTGGTTGTCCGCCTACACATTATTAGTACATCAAGAGAGCATGAACTGGTTAGAAACAGCAGACCAAAAACATTTTTATATCAGTGAATAAAGACATGTAGATACCTCCTCAAACTTCTCAAAATTTTGAGTATCTAATTCATCATTGACCTCAGGAATAAAAGCAGCTTTCATTTGGTACAATTTGTCCCATTCAATGCCTTTGAACCATGGATGAGCCTGGAAATAAAAGACCGGACAGTTATTTTGTTAATACACAACTGTAACCCAAagtaaattataaaatttataaaagaacACACAAAAACACCTTTATTTCATCAGCCCCTTTGGTTCCAAGCCTCTGCTGCACATTACAAAGTAGTCTGCTAATAAGATCCTTTGCCTCTGGAGATAGTTTAGCTTCTTCTGGAAATTTTAAATGAGTTCTCCAATTTACTATCTGCAAGTAGATACAATATGATCAtaattgatgaagatgaaaaaaaaatgaaagacagTAAAGGAAGAAGATAAACACATTATAAAATGCTAATAACTAAAATGTTTCAGCTGTAAGTATAAATTATTAAGTATCAGCACTGATCAGCAAGAGACTGGCCCAAACATATTTTGCAAACAACATATGATTGGAACAGAAAGTTGCAAATCTCAACATTGGTAAATTGGAAaaagagctctctttttttTCAAACAAAGCCAATACAATTATCCCTTTCAGAACTATATGCAGGCAAATATCAATCATTATGGGTAATTTCTACTTGGAATGTAGTCAATGTACTTTAGGACAGCAATATAGGCTTTCTCAAAGGACAGGAGCCTACCAGAATTTAATGAACTCAAATTCCTATACTAAACTTCATACATTCAAGTTGGTCAAAAGCACATTCACTCCAATGACACAAGAGACATGGATTGGCCAAAAGTACATTGAAACTGCCTTGGAATGTGTGCGGACAGAAATACAAACACAAAAATCACTCATCAACATTTGATCCAGACATTACCTTTCTACAAGTCAACATTGGTTCATCTGAATAAAAGGGCGGATATCCTACTAGCATTTCATACATTATACCTCCCAAAGACCACCTGGAAACATCAGCATAATATAATCAGAATATATTGAAATAACATGAACTAAGAACTTGAAGTTATTTTTGAAAAGGAATAgtagaaaaatatataataccAATCACATTCCATGCCATATCCTTTCTTCAGCAGAACTTCAGGGGCAATATAGTCAGGTGTTCCAACCGTAGAATAGGCCTGCAGCATAGCAAAGACAGAAAAGATTTGATCacggaaagaaaaaaaaaacttgtcaaAACAGAATTTAGAACAAGAGGACACCAAATTTATATACACAATGAAGAGTATCTATTAAGAACAAATCATCTGCCACTTAAAAATACAGAATATGCATAGTTTGCCAGTTAATACTTAATAGAATAAGGAGTAAAAGGAACTGTTAACCATGTTCATAAGAAAACAAACATGCCTGTTTATGCATATCAAGTAACTTACAAGTGTTCGCCTATTTTTCTGCCAATGCTGCAGTTGTTCCTGCTGAGTTCTTTTAGGAGCCACAGGACGACCATTGCTCTGAAGGGCTCCACTTCTGTTGCTTCCAGTAGAGAAGTCGTTTTCCTGAAGATTACTGCAGTCTAGTGGTTTACATAATCCAAAGTCTGATAATTTCATGTGACCATTTCTATCTAGCAGCAAGTTGTCAGGCTTGATATCTCTGGAAAGCATATCAAATTCAGAATACGAAATCTTTTTAATGTGCAAGAAAGTAAGAACACTGTAAGATAGTATAATTAATTTTTCCATGATATAACCTCATTATTTGCAGCTTGATCTTACCTGTGAATATAGTTATGTTTATGAATCGACTCAATAGCTAGGACAGTCTCCCCTATGTAAAACCTGGCCTCATCTTCTGTCAGTATATCTTTCCGCATGAGCAATGTCATCATATCACCACCAGGTAGATACTCCATTATCAGATATAAATACTCTTCATCTTGAAAGGAACAATAAAGCTTTACAATACAACTGCTGTCAACTTCTGCAAGTAGGTTTCTTTCAGCTTTTACATGTTCAACCTAAAcaaggataaaaaaaaaattaaccaacgAGCATAACAAGAGAATATTCATTTTAACAATGAGAGCGAATCCTGAAGGTTTTAGTACCTGGCCTCTCCGAAGCATCTCAGATTTCTTAAGTTTCTTCATAGCATATACATGACCTGTTGCTCTCTCACGGCAGATTCTCAcctaaaaaaatttgcaaagtCACAAATCATCTGATATTTGATCTAGAAAATATAAAACTTAAAATACTATTAGAAATCCAAATTATTTATTCAGCGAgataagtaaaaaatattacGAGCAGCAAAAGAGTTTATGCAATCAATACAGTAGTCTCCAATCAAACCTCCTAAGAAAACTTCAACGGATAGTGCATGATGAGAACAACTAACATGCAAACCAACAACTAACATGGAATAATTCAACAATCTGTTATTACAATTTAAATCACACAAGGGCCAAGATACCAAGGTTATCCAGATTGAAAAATTAGTAATGGttatcatgaaccaactatccaaTAGCTTAAGTTGTCGGGTGAAGCATATGAATGGTTTTGATActatatttctaacacgccccctcacgcaagagccctttgggcttgaagcatgGCCATGCACAGACCCACATGTCATGTGTTGAAACTCAACTTATTATTAGAAGAATGGGGGcaacaaggatcgaactctagaccacttagtaatagaggctctgataccatgtcatgaaccaactatcccaaaagcaTAAGTTGTCGGGTGaaacacatgaatggtttttatattatatttctaacaatggTAAACCTCCACTGTTAATGCCGATTTAAAAATGTAAACATCCGTTTGCACAAATAATTTTGAGGTGGTACTTCTTCCTAGCTAGCATACCCTAAGCGCTATGTGTTCAATCTACATTTTTCAACCATACGCACTGTGAC is a window of Lotus japonicus ecotype B-129 chromosome 5, LjGifu_v1.2 DNA encoding:
- the LOC130717374 gene encoding casein kinase 1-like protein 10, translating into MDHVIGGKFKLGRKIGSGSFGQLYLGVNVQSGDEVAVKLEPVKTKHPQLHYESKLYMLLQGGTGVPHIKWYGVEGDYNVMVIDLLGPSLEDLFNYCNRKFSLKTVLMLADQLINRVEYMHSRGFLHRDIKPDNFLMGLGRKANQVYVIDFGLAKKYRDLQTHKHIPYRENKNLTGTARYASVNTHLGVEQSRRDDLESLGYVLMYFLRGSLPWQGLKAGTKKQKYDKISEKKMLTPIEVLCKSYPLEFTSYFHYCRSLRFEDKPDYSYLKRLFRDLFIREGYQFDYVFDWTILKYPQIGSSSKARPSEKAVINPGTSAERKERPSGGQEIRDRFSGAVEAFARRNSSGLGLHSDPSRHRSLVDLPSSKDVQADSERPRSSSRNGSSSRNGSSSKRPVQSSSRPSSSGEPSENRSSRLVSSGSRLSSTQRTQPGFESKTSFTRASGTRGGRDDTLRSFELLSIGTGTGKRK